One window of the Choloepus didactylus isolate mChoDid1 chromosome 23 unlocalized genomic scaffold, mChoDid1.pri SUPER_23_unloc1, whole genome shotgun sequence genome contains the following:
- the CCDC74B gene encoding coiled-coil domain-containing protein 74B, with translation MSAAAAPGLRPHSSGPPGSRSGSRPRPRPPPGPPAPGAPPGLGAAQKRVLELEKSLRFLQQQHAETLGKLHAETEQLKRENRDLHYKLIMHQGPQKKGSVSTSSIHSNKSVSNSTVSANSHGKARPQPGSFKKQDSKADIPQKTDLDEHPSLAPLHCSKTDGGPGAQARAKEAEPSQAGPVPVTGRQAAGVPLASSLLLQLRKPATLQQCEVVIRQLWNANLLQAQELQHLKSLLEGNHRPRAAPEEPGPGSPKDQEATQLPKVPAKSPARKCLLLSPVPVADRAILPALKQTLKSSFAERQKRLQAVQSRRLHRPVL, from the exons ATGAGCGCGGCGGCGGCGCCCGGGCTGCGGCCGCACAGCTCGGGGCCCCCGGGCTCCCGCAGCGGCTCCCGCCCGCGCCCGCGCCCGCCCCCCGGGCCCCCGGCCCCCGGCGCGCCCCCCGGGCTGGGCGCGGCGCAGAAGCGCGTCCTGGAGCTGGAGAAGAGCCTGCGCTTCCTGCAGCAGCAGCACGCGGAGACGCTGGGCAAGCTCCACGCGGAGACGGAGCAGCTGAAGCGGGAGAACAGGG ATCTCCACTACAAGCTCATCATGCACCAGGGGCCACAGAAGAAAG GCAGCGTGTCCACCTCCAGCATCCACTCCAACAAGTCGGTCTCGAATTCGACGGTCTCAG CCAACTCTCACGGCAAGGCCAGGCCCCAGCCCGGCTCCTTCAAGAAGCAGGACTCAAAAGCCGACATCCCCCAGAAAACAGACCTGGACGAGCATCCAAGCCTTGCCCCACTTCACTGCAGCAAGACGGACGGAGGCCCCGGGGCACAGGCGCGGGCTAA AGAAGCGGAGCCCTCCCAGGCGGGGCCCGTCCCGGTAACCGGCAGGCAGGCAGCAGGGGTGCCCCTGGCCTCGAGCCTGCTCCTGCAGCTGCGCAAGCCCGCCACGCTGCAGCAGTGCGAGGTGGTCATCCGCCAGCTGTGGAACGCCAACCTGCTGCAGGCCCAGGAG CTGCAGCACCTCAAGTCCCTCCTGGAAGGGAACCACAGGCCCAGGGCCGCCCCCGAGGAGCCAGGGCCCGGTTCTCCCAA ggacCAGGAGGCCACGCAGCTCCCCAAGGTCCCTGCCAAGAGCCCGGCCAGGAAATG CCTGCTACTGAGCCCCGTGCCCGTGGCGGACCGTGCCATCCTGCCCGCGCTCAAGCAGACCCTCAAGAGCAGCTTTGCCGAGCGGCAGAAGAGGCTGCAGGCGGTGCAGAGCCGGCGGCTGCACCGGCCTGTGCTGTGA